The genomic stretch atgtccaaaaggagtaggaagaaacaaagcttattaaaaaaaaagcttatcctacccctccatttggtacttttacaatcagtaactgttacatttgttcacttcctgctttccataatacagtttaaggttttttttttgttttttttttcaatactgtacctcgtactgaagtacgagttgatgaccatacaatgacataatgggtaccatagtaaaaatagaattaacaatgataacaaagtatgcaaaaatgtactttatttaaTGTTGAATAATGGTGTTTTCATGACAACTTCACCATGATAGCTTGCACTTTGATGTAAATAAACACTTTGAAGATTAGTTTTCTTTCGATATACTTTTACAATGATGACGACAAGACAAATGATGATCATAAAAGTGATGATGACAAGACACCACAATACTTCCACAGGTGATGCAGATATCGGATGCAGCCTGTTGCCTTCTATATCATACACACAGTTAAGGTTGCTCTCCAGTTTGTAGGTGATGTTACAACCCTTAGTGATAACTGGGTGGACACGAGACACTTTGAAGACCTCATAGGGTGGTATCAATACCTGGTGAATTTGATCCATTACAGAGTAATGGGATATGTCGGCACCGAAACATGTATTAATCTCAAAACATGTAAGGCAACTTTCAAGACTACTATTgtcaaaaaataacataaaagagCCAAATCGGATTTGTTGGTTAGATATGTTTAAATGTAAAAGTCTTTGTGTTCTGTAGTAGGTACTAAGACATGTTACCTGACTATGTTTCAGAACTTGAACGGCATCACTCAGGGAGGAATAAAGAAATGTGTTGATATAAACTGTTTCATTCCTGCTTTGATGGCGTCCAACTGTTATGACACTCTGCAGTTTCCCAGTGGAATACTGCAGTAAAGAGCTTGTATACGTGTATATGGCAACTGCATGCTGCTTCTCCATGTACATGTGCGCTGGCTTTCTAGCTTTTTCTTCTGCATCACTCCAAACTTTACTGAAGTTTTTCAGGGAAGCCCATTTCTTTCTTATTGCCATGTCAATCAATACAATTGGATCGGTTCTGCAAATGTCGCCCCTGGCGGCAACCTGCAACaaattctcaacaaaaaaagcagTGTGTCAGCATTTAAACCACCAGATGGCAATATTATCCCTGATGCATGCAGTACAAATACCTTTCCAGCAATGCATTGGCTGACACAAAGGAGATCTATGATAACAGATAACATCAACAGGCGCATGTTGGGTTGCTTTGCAAAATCCATCTGGAAGAGAAGAGTAAATCAAATCAGGACACTTTACAACCACAAAAAATACTGTTTTGGCACAATGCCCTTGATTACAACTAATTTATAGCTGAACCTCTATAGTTGAGCACGATGGAGGTCACACAATTTCACCCAATCATACAGGAAACAGCACACCTTGGAAATCATCCACTACCTCAGTCATCAACGTATCTCACTCGAGCTCATTGAGCGTAAAACGATGACCAGATTTTGAGGTACTTATGTTGCCGGCgtctgcacggcggtggagtggttagcacgcaggttaAATTCCACCGTcagcgatctctgtgtggagtttgcatgttctccccgtgcatgtgtgggttttctccgggtactccggtttcctcccacattccaaaaacatgctaggttaattggcgactccaaattgtccataggtatgaatgtgagtgtgaatggttgtttgtctatatgtgccctgtgattggctggcgactagtccaggctgggataggctccagcacccccgcgaccctcgtgaggataagcggcagaaaatgaatgaatgaatgaatattgccagCGCCACAACACTCCTATAAAATTAACACTCAGACaatagttcatagttcataAATACTACTAAAAGCAACTTATGGTCCATTGTgacttatatactgtatgtttttattttcctcttCATGACACGTTTTGACTGATGCAGCTTATAGTTCAGAAAACAAAGTaactgtgcatgtgtttttcCTTGTTCATTGAGACATGAGACATAAGAATagctgaaaaataacaatagatGCTGTATATATGCAACAAAGAGTTGAACATTTCAATGTTACTTTGTCTGCATGAGCAACTCGTGCTCCAAAACAGAGACCAGTTGTATACACGTGCCCCACATACAGCACAAACATGATGGTGATCATGCTCTGAAAACATGTCTTCAAATTAGATAAAGAATCCAAAATACTTCAAGAGCTTACCTCAGTGAAAGCATCACTATGGTAAAGTTTGTCTTCAAATCGGAGAAAATCAACTCCTTCCTGGTCTCTTTCTTTAAGATTGTTTCCCCACATGCCACTCAACACCTTAATCAAGCGGGCTACCAAACCGGATCTGCAAGTGTTGCCACACTCTGCACAGTAGTGATGAAGTCATACAGCCTGTTTTCCGCACTCTTTAGCTCTTGTTGTAAAACAATCCACACAGCAAGACAATGGGTAAAGGTCGTCTAAATACAGTCAAATGGAATATGTTCATTTTTGGCTGCTACTGTTGGAATGCAAAGAGCACGTTGTTCGGTAAAACCATTTCAAATGTGTAGGGTGTGATCAAAGTTATTTTCTTCTGTATAAGGTGTGTTGCTGTTCAGGTCAATCCTGTTCGGTGGGACTTCCTTGCCATCAAACAGTGCGCCTCCAAATATCTGCACATGTTTCTCAGGATATTTCACAGACAAACGGTAAGGCTTTAAAACCCACTTTGTATGACATAGGGGTCTACATACATTCATGCAGTTTTAACCTGTATGCTATGGATTGCATATGTGTTGACTCAGACCATTGTGTGTGAAATTGGTATGTTCTCTCTTTGTGGGACTGTTTTCTGGATCTTAACAAAACATGTGTGTAATATGTTCAATGATGAGTAGATGTAAATGAAAAGTGATATGTCCACTGTGTACTGCACACTGGCTCTCAAATAGTCAAGTTGGGATGGACTCCAGCTTC from Doryrhamphus excisus isolate RoL2022-K1 chromosome 1, RoL_Dexc_1.0, whole genome shotgun sequence encodes the following:
- the LOC131125894 gene encoding T-cell ecto-ADP-ribosyltransferase 1-like, which encodes MWGNNLKERDQEGVDFLRFEDKLYHSDAFTEMDFAKQPNMRLLMLSVIIDLLCVSQCIAGKVAARGDICRTDPIVLIDMAIRKKWASLKNFSKVWSDAEEKARKPAHMYMEKQHAVAIYTYTSSLLQYSTGKLQSVITVGRHQSRNETVYINTFLYSSLSDAVQVLKHSQVTCLSTYYRTQRLLHLNISNQQIRFGSFMLFFDNSSLESCLTCFEINTCFGADISHYSVMDQIHQVLIPPYEVFKVSRVHPVITKGCNITYKLESNLNCVYDIEGNRLHPISASPVEVLWCLVIITFMIIICLVVIIVKVYRKKTNLQSVYLHQSASYHGEVVMKTPLFNIK
- the LOC131125899 gene encoding uncharacterized protein LOC131125899 isoform X3 → MEYVHFWLLLLECKEHVVRSILFGGTSLPSNSAPPNICTCFSGYFTDKRNSILDGREQLKQDKTEGWPLKDFPSKMM